A window of the Blattabacterium cuenoti genome harbors these coding sequences:
- a CDS encoding UDP-N-acetylmuramoyl-tripeptide--D-alanyl-D-alanine ligase has product MKIKEIYQKYYSISSGIEINSKKVKKGSIFIALKGKNFDGNQFALEAISKGALLSIIDNKKYFVSCKKILLVKNTLFLLQELAFYHRSINKHIPIIAIVGSNGKTTTKELIRSVLYNKYKKIHYTKNNYNNHIGIPLTILSMSNNSQISVIEIGASHKNEIKNMCSIVNPDYGYITNFGKAHLEGFGGIKGVINGKLELYEFLKKKNKLVFVNGDDSIQISNSNKIKRFVFSGKKNINTNVKFKYLCNISGIKSILYIKNIKIVSSLVGNYNLYNIAASITIGIYFKISLKKIKKSIEEYTSKNYRSQIINKNNVKIIVDCYNANPTSMIKSLTFFNKNINGNKMVILGDMLELGSFSNKEHEKIIYFLTKSDINIAFLIGYIFFNTKYIKSNKTEIIKFLEKKNFINWIKKNPIRKTNFIFVKGSRKIELENIIPFINPI; this is encoded by the coding sequence ATGAAAATTAAAGAAATATATCAAAAATATTACTCTATTTCCTCTGGAATAGAAATAAATAGTAAAAAAGTTAAAAAAGGATCTATATTCATAGCTTTAAAAGGAAAAAACTTTGATGGTAATCAATTTGCGTTAGAAGCTATATCTAAAGGAGCTTTACTATCTATAATAGATAATAAAAAATATTTTGTTAGTTGTAAAAAAATTCTTCTTGTAAAGAATACTTTATTTTTATTACAAGAACTAGCTTTCTATCATAGAAGTATAAATAAACATATACCTATAATTGCAATTGTAGGAAGTAATGGAAAAACTACAACAAAAGAACTTATAAGAAGTGTATTATATAATAAATATAAAAAAATTCATTATACAAAAAATAATTATAACAATCATATAGGAATTCCATTAACAATATTATCTATGTCTAATAATTCGCAAATATCAGTTATAGAAATAGGAGCAAGTCATAAAAACGAAATAAAAAATATGTGTTCTATAGTAAATCCAGATTATGGATATATTACTAATTTTGGAAAAGCACATCTAGAAGGATTTGGAGGAATTAAAGGTGTTATAAATGGAAAATTAGAATTATATGAATTTTTAAAAAAAAAAAATAAATTAGTATTTGTAAATGGAGATGATTCAATTCAAATATCTAATAGTAATAAAATAAAAAGATTTGTTTTTTCTGGAAAAAAAAATATCAATACAAATGTAAAATTTAAATATTTATGCAATATATCTGGAATAAAATCTATTCTTTATATAAAAAATATAAAAATAGTATCATCCCTAGTAGGAAATTATAATTTATATAATATAGCAGCATCTATAACTATAGGAATATACTTTAAAATTTCTTTAAAAAAAATTAAAAAATCAATAGAAGAATATACTTCAAAAAATTATAGATCTCAAATAATAAATAAAAATAATGTAAAAATTATTGTTGATTGTTATAATGCTAACCCTACTAGTATGATTAAATCACTTACTTTTTTTAATAAAAATATTAATGGAAATAAAATGGTTATATTAGGAGATATGTTAGAATTAGGATCTTTTTCTAATAAAGAACATGAAAAAATTATATATTTCTTAACTAAAAGTGATATAAATATTGCATTTTTAATTGGATATATATTTTTTAATACTAAATATATAAAATCAAATAAAACAGAAATAATAAAATTCTTAGAAAAAAAAAATTTTATAAATTGGATAAAAAAAAATCCTATTAGAAAAACAAACTTTATCTTTGTAAAAGGTTCAAGAAAAATAGAATTAGAAAATATTATTCCATTTATTAATCCAATTTAA
- the pdhA gene encoding pyruvate dehydrogenase (acetyl-transferring) E1 component subunit alpha, whose protein sequence is MKKITEKTYFKWFKDMSFWRKFEDKCRSLYLKQKIKGFLHLYNGQEAIPAGITHSINIGIDNLITAYRCHILPMSMGVDPKMIMAELMGKKTGTSKGIGGSMHIFSKKYRFYGGHGIVGGQIPLGAGIAFADKYFNRESVTITLMGDGAIRQGSLHETFNMSMLWKLPIVFICENNKYAMGTSVKRSSNINDISKIGLSYEMPTFSVNGMNPEEIAKIVFLAVERARKGKGPTFLDVKTYRYRGHSMSDSESYRTKEEILFYKEKDPIIYVKNYILKNKWYTEKNLNFVENKVKKEVEFCVEFAEKSKLPSLDDMYNVVYDETNYPFLDY, encoded by the coding sequence ATGAAAAAGATTACTGAAAAAACCTATTTTAAATGGTTTAAAGACATGTCTTTTTGGAGAAAATTCGAAGATAAGTGCCGTTCTTTATATTTAAAACAAAAAATAAAAGGATTTTTACATTTATATAATGGACAAGAAGCTATTCCAGCAGGAATAACTCATTCTATTAATATTGGAATAGATAATTTAATTACTGCTTATAGATGTCATATATTACCTATGTCTATGGGGGTAGATCCTAAAATGATTATGGCAGAACTTATGGGGAAAAAAACAGGAACATCAAAGGGTATAGGTGGATCAATGCATATTTTCAGTAAAAAATATCGTTTTTATGGAGGACATGGAATAGTAGGAGGACAGATTCCTTTAGGAGCTGGTATTGCATTTGCAGATAAATATTTTAATAGAGAATCTGTAACAATAACATTAATGGGAGATGGAGCTATTAGACAAGGATCTTTACATGAAACTTTTAATATGTCAATGTTATGGAAACTTCCAATTGTATTTATATGTGAAAACAATAAATATGCTATGGGAACTTCTGTAAAAAGAAGTTCTAATATAAACGATATATCTAAAATAGGATTATCATATGAAATGCCTACTTTTTCAGTAAATGGAATGAATCCTGAAGAAATTGCAAAAATTGTTTTTTTAGCGGTTGAAAGAGCAAGAAAAGGAAAAGGGCCTACATTTTTAGATGTAAAAACATATAGATATAGAGGACATTCTATGTCAGATTCTGAATCATATAGAACTAAAGAAGAAATTCTTTTTTATAAAGAAAAAGATCCTATTATATATGTGAAAAATTATATTTTAAAAAATAAATGGTATACTGAAAAAAATTTAAATTTTGTAGAAAATAAAGTTAAAAAAGAAGTTGAATTTTGTGTTGAATTTGCAGAAAAATCAAAATTACCTTCATTGGACGATATGTATAACGTAGTTTATGATGAAACTAATTATCCTTTTTTAGATTATTAA